In the Corynebacterium suedekumii genome, one interval contains:
- a CDS encoding YdcF family protein produces the protein MPILILGSRPGPILESRLVRALPLIDAPSLTVVSGRGEAGLMARWLVAQGVPADLVLEEPDATSTNENLENAQALLPDTVVWTVVTSEFHLWRTRLWAWHLGIPIEVATARTPVRDRPLMLLRESVALPHSALRIAWRRLLRRLGR, from the coding sequence ATGCCCATCCTCATCCTCGGGTCCCGCCCCGGCCCCATCCTCGAATCCCGCCTGGTCCGGGCGCTCCCGCTTATCGACGCCCCCTCCCTCACCGTCGTCTCCGGCCGCGGCGAAGCAGGGCTCATGGCCAGGTGGCTGGTGGCCCAGGGTGTCCCTGCTGATCTGGTGCTCGAGGAACCCGACGCCACCAGCACGAACGAGAACCTGGAGAACGCTCAGGCCCTGCTCCCGGACACCGTGGTGTGGACCGTGGTGACCAGCGAATTTCACCTCTGGCGCACCCGTCTGTGGGCCTGGCACCTGGGCATCCCGATCGAGGTGGCCACCGCCCGGACCCCGGTGCGTGACCGACCGCTCATGCTGCTGCGGGAATCCGTCGCCCTGCCCCACTCGGCGCTCCGGATCGCGTGGCGGAGGCTGCTGCGACGCCTGGGGCGCTGA
- a CDS encoding DUF3800 domain-containing protein has protein sequence MRTIQGHLYAYIDETGDRGMSPQSSPIFGMAAVLVSQTHAPHLRQAVSLLRKDFHVPDDRPMSWKEAGKTHDRRRHAAEVLGAVDNVRVLYVYADKKQLQHAGFANDLTLFYNYVAGKMFKSILWAAQNWQGHPTPVHIRYGHVRRHDHRTTEAYLRGSTFEDDPKIPTYLLAGLEWVSATQYLESQAADMYGGFLRAAVWPKRTEWGDEYTYPEFLHAVWHQIRHSEDCAIPLGIFVMPHHSAFTDSGAFPCTSCPKKRPDRDLRGPIH, from the coding sequence ATGCGGACCATACAGGGCCATCTCTACGCCTACATCGATGAGACCGGTGACCGGGGAATGTCTCCCCAGTCCAGTCCCATTTTCGGCATGGCTGCGGTTCTCGTGAGCCAGACCCACGCGCCTCACCTCCGCCAGGCGGTTTCTCTGCTTCGAAAAGATTTTCACGTTCCAGATGATCGGCCGATGTCGTGGAAAGAGGCCGGGAAAACGCATGACCGCCGACGTCATGCCGCAGAGGTCCTGGGGGCGGTGGACAACGTACGCGTCCTCTACGTTTACGCAGACAAGAAGCAGTTGCAACACGCCGGTTTCGCCAACGATCTAACGCTCTTCTATAACTACGTTGCCGGAAAGATGTTCAAGTCCATCCTCTGGGCGGCGCAGAATTGGCAGGGTCACCCCACCCCGGTACACATCCGCTACGGTCATGTGCGCAGACACGACCACAGAACAACAGAAGCATACCTGCGTGGGAGCACGTTCGAAGACGACCCGAAGATCCCCACCTATTTGTTGGCAGGTTTGGAATGGGTTTCGGCAACACAGTACCTGGAGAGTCAGGCAGCTGACATGTACGGCGGATTCCTTCGGGCGGCAGTGTGGCCCAAACGGACTGAATGGGGAGACGAATACACTTATCCGGAATTTCTGCACGCAGTGTGGCATCAGATACGGCACTCCGAAGACTGTGCCATCCCACTGGGCATCTTCGTCATGCCTCACCACTCAGCTTTCACCGACAGCGGGGCGTTCCCCTGCACGTCCTGCCCGAAAAAACGGCCAGATAGGGACCTCCGGGGGCCGATCCACTAA
- a CDS encoding DUF4352 domain-containing protein, producing MTVSNLRFASDVLGQYICSDVAYLNEGDSSKHFSQFDFKLHKPNGVIADTTFTGLDIKNLESAELAPGGATDGTVCFDTDGTPGEYQVEYSGGFFSSPLTWTTTL from the coding sequence GTGACCGTCTCCAACCTCCGCTTCGCCAGCGACGTCCTCGGCCAGTACATCTGCTCGGACGTCGCCTACCTCAACGAAGGTGACTCGTCGAAGCATTTCTCGCAGTTCGACTTCAAGCTGCACAAGCCCAACGGTGTCATCGCCGACACCACCTTCACCGGCCTGGACATCAAGAACCTCGAATCCGCGGAGCTCGCCCCCGGCGGTGCGACCGACGGCACCGTCTGCTTCGACACCGACGGCACCCCGGGTGAGTACCAGGTCGAATACTCCGGCGGTTTCTTCTCCAGCCCGCTGACCTGGACGACGACGCTGTAG
- a CDS encoding dihydrofolate reductase family protein: MFTTRDLPVPPDTHVRLLNGPVTENLPLIRDTAETIWVMGGGDLVGQFFDAGALDRIILTMAPVFLPAGRPTLPRLIDSSRLTLAGHRELSQFMELTYDVK, encoded by the coding sequence GTGTTCACCACCCGCGACCTGCCCGTCCCACCGGACACCCACGTCCGCCTGCTCAACGGGCCGGTGACCGAAAACCTTCCCCTCATCCGGGACACCGCCGAGACCATCTGGGTCATGGGCGGCGGCGACCTCGTCGGCCAGTTCTTCGACGCCGGCGCCCTCGACCGGATCATCCTCACCATGGCGCCGGTCTTCCTCCCCGCCGGCCGGCCGACCCTCCCCCGCCTGATCGACAGCTCCCGCCTGACGCTTGCCGGCCACCGGGAACTCAGCCAGTTCATGGAACTGACCTACGACGTGAAATGA